A segment of the Tsukamurella tyrosinosolvens genome:
ATGAGGGCGCCCACATCGGGATCGAAGTCGAGCGGCTCGAGGTCGCTGCGCACGTCCGGAAGGATGCCCTGCCGCGAGGCCATGAGCAGGTGGCCGCCCCAGCCGCGGGAGCCCACGGCCAGCGCGACGTCGATGGCGCTGAGGCCGGTGCCGATCACGGCGGCGGAGTCGCCGGCGAGGACCGTCGGCAGCCACTCGTCGACGGGATACGGGTCCTGCGTGTAGTTCTCGGTCCCCTCGAGCCGGTACGGATCCGCGGGCGGGCTGGAACCCAGCGCGAGCACGACGACGTCGTGCCGGTAGGTCTCCGGCGTGAAGCCGGGGCGGTGCACGACGAGCCGCCAGAGATCGCCCTCGCGCGCCGCGTCGGTGACGCGGCCGGTGATCCGCGTGAGCGAGTCGCCGAAGTCGACCGCGCGGGCCTGGGTGCACTGCCGCAGGTAGCGGCCGTACGCCCAGCGGGGGACGAAGCTGTGGCCGCCGTCGACGAGGAGCTCCGGCTCGTTCGCCCGGCACCAGTCGACGAACTCGTCGGGTTCCTCCGCGGAGATGGACATCGCGAACGCCTGCCGGTTCAGCAGGGCCGAATCGGACTCCTCCGCGTATGCCCGACCCGGGCCGATGACCCGGTCGGCGTAGACGGAGACGGACAGATCGTCGCTCACGGGGAGCTGCCGCAGCAGGCTCACGGCCGCGGCACCCCCTCCGACGATCCCGACTGACACCACGACGCTCTCCCCTCGATCGTTACCTGTGCGTAACGATCGTCGCGAAGGTCCGCGCCGCGGACAACCCCGGATATGTCACATCGGACAAGGGTGGACACGACGGACAAAGTCGTATATACGCCTAACGAATATCTGCGTGGTCACCAATAGGTGTGCCGCGTGTGCGGCAGCGGCTGCGGGTCCGGGCCCTCCGCGGGCGGGGGCTGCACCAGGTGCACCACCTGGAGGATGTGGAACTGCTCCTGGTGCACCACCGCGAGGCCGCCGTAGTCGAGCGAGACCTGCATGTCGGTGCCCATGAACCGGAACGGGCGGAACGTCCACCACAGGTTCCCGTTCTCCTGCCGGAAGTCGTCCTCGGTGCGGTCGGCATCGGTGAGGACCCAGGCGGCGGTGCACTCGTCGGCCGCCCACGACGCCCACTGGTTGACGCCCTTCTCCTTGTCCCAGAGCCTCCCGTCGGAGCGGCGGTCGCCGTCGTTGCCCATGTCCCGCAGGCCGTCGAACACCCCGGGCAGGCCGTCGTGCGCGATCCGCAGCGAGGGCCACGCCCAGCTGGGTTGCACCTGGAAGAAGACGCAGTCGCCGGGGCGCGCGTGGTCGCGGATGTACCGCGCGGCGTAGCTGAAATCGCTGCCGCCCGGCTTCGACAGCGGGCTGTGCTGCCAGAGGTAGCCGGGGATCGCGGTCACCGTCAGCACCGCGAGCAGCGCCGCGCCGACGGCCCGCGGGCGGGGCAGGGCCCGCGCCACCGTCGTGACCGCCGCCGCGAGCACGAGCACCACGCCGGGCACCGTGAAGCTCACGTACCGCCCGACGTAGGACGGGACGACCGGCGACACCAGCAGGATCGCCGCGAGCGGCACCAGGGCGCCGGCCAGGCCGTAGCGGAGCGCGCACGTGAGGTCCCTGGGTGACGTGCCCGACGGTGCCGCATCCGCCGGTCCGTCCTTCCTCGCCCGCGCGGATCCGTTGACGCCGCGCCGCCACCACAGCAGCGCGGCGACGGCGATCACGAGCCAGGCCGCCACGGCGAAGGCCGTCGAGTGGTCGAACCACTGGTCGACCAACACGTTCTGGAAGATCCGCCACCCCGGCCATCGCAGCCAGGAGACCTGGTCGCGCTGCGTCGCCGCAAGGAACACGACGGGGCTCGCCAACGCGATCGCGGCCGCGGAGGCGATCGCCGCGGGTTTCAGCACGGCGCGGGTGCGGGTCCGCTCATCCGCGACGAACACCGCCGCCACGGCCAGCACGAGGGTCGCGGAGTAGAGGAAGAGCACCGTCGCGAGCAGCAGCGCCGCGCCGTAGGCGAGCCAGGCCCGCCCGGCGCGGGGCCTGCCGGCCGACGATGCCGCCCGGTGCGCGGTGATCAGCACGAGCGCCGCGGAGGCGATCACCCACGAGTAGGAGCGCGCCTCGACACCCGACCATGTGAGCCGCGGGAGGACCAGCGCGATCACCCCGGCGACCAGCGCGAAGGTCTCCCCGCCGAGCCGGCGGGCGAGGCAGTAGCAGGCCGCGGTGGCCGCGCCGACGCCGAGCGCCGAGAAGGCCCGCAGCGCGGCCTCGTCGAGCCCGAAGACGAGGGAGAAGGTGCGCACGCCCCAGTAGTAGAGGCCGTGCACCGCGTCGATGTTGGTCAGCAGGTGCCAGAGCTCGCCGGGCGAGCGGTCGAGGGCGGAGGCGGTGGCGAGCTCGTCGAACCAGACGGACGGACGACCGCCGTGCCACAGCGATAGCAGGATGCCGAGGAGCGCGAGGACTCCGGGGACGAGCAGTGTTCGCCGCGGCCGAATTGCCCGGGCCATCACATCAGCTTGAAGATCACCGTGCGCTGGACGATGAAGTTGACGACCGTCGCGGTGCCCTGAGCGACGACGAAGGCGACGAGGCGGTTCACGTAGCTGCCGATCCCGTCCTCGGGCGGCGGGAACAGCGTGTAGAAGGCCATGTAGATGCCCAGCTGCACGCCGTACATGGCGATGTACAGCGCCCACACCGCGATCATCCGCTTGGTCGAGGGCTCGGCCTGGAACGTCCACCGCCGGTTCAGCAGGTACGCGGTGGTGGTGCCGCAGATGAAGCCGATGGTCTTGGCCAGGGCCTCGTCCAGGCCGAGGAACTTGCCGAGTAGGAGGGTGATCCCGAAGTCGACGACCGCCGAGAAGCCACCGGTCAGCACGAAGCGCACGAGCTGGGTCTTGAGATCGAGGGGTACCCGATCAGCGGCTTCGGAGGCGGTCACGAGGTCACAGCGTACCGATGGATCCTTCGTTATTCGAATACGTCGTCGTCGGCGGCGGCCGCGGCGTCCCGGCGGCGCTCGGTCCGGGCCGCCAGGAACACGGCGCCCGCGGCGATCCCGGCGCCCAGGAGTCCGCCGACGGCGGCACCCGCGAGCGTGCTCGGGTCCCGGTCGAGTTGGAGCGCACACCACACCGCGAGGTACGGGATCAGGATCGCCGCCATCACGGCCTTGCGCTTCGGCGTCAGGAAGGCGCTGGTGATGGACGCCAGCGGCACGTCGTGCCTGCTGCAGTAGCGGTACGTGGCGAGCTGCGTCGCGAGCAGCAGCAGGAGCACGGCCATCGAGGTGATCCGCGCACCCTCCGCCGCCGCGATCAGGGAGCCGACGAGCGCCGCCGGCGCGGCCCAGTAGTAGCCCACCGACATGGCCCGGTAGTACTCCTCGCGATTGCGCTCGTCCCCCCAGGCGGGGTCCGACGGGGCGAGGATGAAGTCCTCGATGCGACTCTCAGCCGACATGATCGTCCTCCTTCAGGGGAAACAGTTCTTCGACGGTGGAGCCGAGAGCCCGCGCCACCTTCAGCGCGAGGTACACGCTGGGGGCGTAGTCACCCTTCTCCACCGAGACCACCGTCTGCCGGCTCACGCCGACCGCGGCGGCCAGTTCAGCCTGGGTGATGCGCTGGTCGCGTCGCCGCGACCGCACCGGGTTCTCGTCGTCCTCCACGGTTCGAGTCAAGCATCCTTGACATATGATGTCAAGCATTCTTGTCATCAGAGGTCTCCATCGCTCGATTCGGGCGGAATCGGTCTCAGTTCTGCCCGATTGCGGGCAGATAATTGACACGGCATCGTCGGGCCCGGAAGATCGAAGCCGTGCCGGACAGCGAGCTCGTGGATCACATCGCGCGGACCACGGGGCTCTCCGCCACCGAGGCCGTGCGTGTCATCGACGACGTCACGGCCTACTACCGGGAACCGGTCGAGGAGTTCGTCCGCCGCCGCCACCGCGACCTGCAGGGGCGCGGCGCCAAGAACGCGGAGATCTTCGCGACCCTCGCCGACGAGTTGAGCAGCCGGCTCGTCGCCGCACCCGATCTCACCGAGCGGCAGCTGCGCCGCCTCATCTACAGCTAGGAGCCTTCCGAAGCATGTGCGGAATCGTCGGATACATCGGTGGCCAGACGGCCGTGGACATCCTCGTCGACGGGCTCACCCAGCTCGAGTACCGCGGGTACGACTCGGCGGGCATCGCCGTCCTCGGCCCGTCGGGCGCGAAGCGCGTCCGCAGCGTCGGCCGCGTGCGCGACCTGGAGGCCGCGCTGCCGAAGCGGCTCGCGGGCAAGACGGGCATCGGCCACACGCGCTGGGCCACGCACGGCGCCCCGTCCGAGGCCAACGCGCACCCGCACACCTCAGCCCCCGACGCCGAGGGCCACGAGCGGATCTTCATCGTGCACAACGGCATCATCGACAACGCCCGGGACCTGCGGCTCGAGCTCGAGGCCGACGGGGTGGAGCTCACCTCCGACACCGACACCGAGGCCGTGGCGCACCTCATCGCCCGCAGCGGCGCCGAGACCCTCGAGGACGCCGTGCGCCAGACGCTGCACCGGCTCAGCGGCACCTACGCCCTGGCCGTCATCGACACCGAGCACCCCGACCGGATCGTCGTGGCCCGCAACGGCTCCCCGCTCATCATCGGCGTCGGGGACAAGGAGATGTTCGTCGCCTCGGACATCTCCGCCGTGGTGCGGCACACCAGCCAGGTCGTACACCTCGACGACGGCGAGTGCGCCACCGTCACCGCGTCCGGCTTCCGCATGTTCAGCGCCGACGACAATCGCGCCGTCGCGAAGTCCGCCACCACCGTGGACATCTCGCCCGACGATCTGGAGCTGGGCAACCACAGCCACTTCATGCTCAAGGAGATCGCGGAGCAGCCGAGCTCGCTCGAGCGCATGCTCTCCGGCCGGCTCGACGAGCGGTTCGCCACCGCCCGCCTCGACGGCCTGAACCTGGACGCGCAGGCCATGCGCCGGTTCAAGCGCGTCAAGATCCTCGGCTGCGGCAGCGCCTATTACATGGGCCAGCTGGGCGCCTCCGTCATCGAGGAGCTCGCCCGCATCCCCGCGGACGCCGAGCCCGCCAGCGAGTTCCGCTACCGCAACCCGATCGTGGAGCCCGACACCCTCTACGTCGCGGTGAGCCAGTCGGGCGAGACCGCCGACACCGCGTTCGCCGTGCAGGAGGTCAAGCGCAAGGGCGGCACCATCGTCGGCCTGGTCAACGTGGTCGGCTCGACCATCGCGCGCGAGGTCTCGGGCGGCATCTACCTGCACGCCGGCCCCGAGGTCTCCGTGGCCTCCACCAAGGCCAACACCCACATGGCGGTCGGTTTCGCGCTGCTCGCGCTCGCGCTGGGCCGGGTGCGTGACCTCTCGATCACCGACGGGACGCGGATCGTCAAGGGTCTCAAGGCCCTGCCCGCCCAGATCGGCGAGATCATCGAGTCCCCCGGCGACGTCGAGGACGCGGCGAAGCTGCTGGCCGAGGCGCCCAGCCTGTTCTACATCGGCCGCGTGCGGGGCTACCCGACCGCCCGCGAGGGTGCGCAGAAGTTCAAGGAGATCAGCTACCGCCACGCCGAGGCGTACCAGGCCTCCGAGCTCAAGCACGGCCCGCTCGCGCTGATCAGCCCGGAGATGCCGACCGTGGCGATCGTCCCCGACGACGAGCTGCTGGACCGCAACATCGGTGCGCTGCACGAGATCGCGGCCCGCGGCGGCGACATCGTGGCGATCACCAATCCGGGCGTCGAGCTGCCCGAGGCCAAGGTGACGCTCACGGTGCCGAAGAACGAGCCCGAGCTGGACCCGATCCTGCTGATGATCCCGACCCAGCTCCTCGCCTACTACGCGGCGCTGAGCCTGGGCCTCAACATCGACCGGCCCCGCAACCTGGCGAAGTCGGTCACCGTCGAGTAGTCAGTCCCGCTTCGGCCCGACCCAGACCTGCTGGGCGTTGACGAACTCGTGGATGCCGGCGCGGCCCAGCTCGCGGCCGTAGCCGGACCGCTTGATGCCGCCGCTCGGCAGCCGCGGGTCCGTCTTGACGATGC
Coding sequences within it:
- a CDS encoding glycosyltransferase family 39 protein, with protein sequence MARAIRPRRTLLVPGVLALLGILLSLWHGGRPSVWFDELATASALDRSPGELWHLLTNIDAVHGLYYWGVRTFSLVFGLDEAALRAFSALGVGAATAACYCLARRLGGETFALVAGVIALVLPRLTWSGVEARSYSWVIASAALVLITAHRAASSAGRPRAGRAWLAYGAALLLATVLFLYSATLVLAVAAVFVADERTRTRAVLKPAAIASAAAIALASPVVFLAATQRDQVSWLRWPGWRIFQNVLVDQWFDHSTAFAVAAWLVIAVAALLWWRRGVNGSARARKDGPADAAPSGTSPRDLTCALRYGLAGALVPLAAILLVSPVVPSYVGRYVSFTVPGVVLVLAAAVTTVARALPRPRAVGAALLAVLTVTAIPGYLWQHSPLSKPGGSDFSYAARYIRDHARPGDCVFFQVQPSWAWPSLRIAHDGLPGVFDGLRDMGNDGDRRSDGRLWDKEKGVNQWASWAADECTAAWVLTDADRTEDDFRQENGNLWWTFRPFRFMGTDMQVSLDYGGLAVVHQEQFHILQVVHLVQPPPAEGPDPQPLPHTRHTYW
- a CDS encoding GtrA family protein — its product is MTASEAADRVPLDLKTQLVRFVLTGGFSAVVDFGITLLLGKFLGLDEALAKTIGFICGTTTAYLLNRRWTFQAEPSTKRMIAVWALYIAMYGVQLGIYMAFYTLFPPPEDGIGSYVNRLVAFVVAQGTATVVNFIVQRTVIFKLM
- a CDS encoding helix-turn-helix transcriptional regulator, translated to MEDDENPVRSRRRDQRITQAELAAAVGVSRQTVVSVEKGDYAPSVYLALKVARALGSTVEELFPLKEDDHVG
- the glmS gene encoding glutamine--fructose-6-phosphate transaminase (isomerizing), whose protein sequence is MCGIVGYIGGQTAVDILVDGLTQLEYRGYDSAGIAVLGPSGAKRVRSVGRVRDLEAALPKRLAGKTGIGHTRWATHGAPSEANAHPHTSAPDAEGHERIFIVHNGIIDNARDLRLELEADGVELTSDTDTEAVAHLIARSGAETLEDAVRQTLHRLSGTYALAVIDTEHPDRIVVARNGSPLIIGVGDKEMFVASDISAVVRHTSQVVHLDDGECATVTASGFRMFSADDNRAVAKSATTVDISPDDLELGNHSHFMLKEIAEQPSSLERMLSGRLDERFATARLDGLNLDAQAMRRFKRVKILGCGSAYYMGQLGASVIEELARIPADAEPASEFRYRNPIVEPDTLYVAVSQSGETADTAFAVQEVKRKGGTIVGLVNVVGSTIAREVSGGIYLHAGPEVSVASTKANTHMAVGFALLALALGRVRDLSITDGTRIVKGLKALPAQIGEIIESPGDVEDAAKLLAEAPSLFYIGRVRGYPTAREGAQKFKEISYRHAEAYQASELKHGPLALISPEMPTVAIVPDDELLDRNIGALHEIAARGGDIVAITNPGVELPEAKVTLTVPKNEPELDPILLMIPTQLLAYYAALSLGLNIDRPRNLAKSVTVE